In a single window of the Pseudomonas entomophila genome:
- a CDS encoding YdcF family protein produces MPIRFFIKQWLMPPGLLLLLLLAAWWWRRRRPRLAAFCFTVGLGGLWLMSLPLVVEQAARVLETEPPLEVASWKNLATQADAIVILGAGRERGDPAWGGSDQPTYVALERMRFAAQLAKVSGLPVLTSGGLHYGTPPSEAQLMADRLEADFGVKVAWKEEASRTTWENADFTAKLLQPLGIRRVVVVTQAWHMQRSRWSFERAGFEVVPAPVGFLGQEHARPFSGLLPEGRAMWQSGQLLNEAVGLLGYRLFY; encoded by the coding sequence ATGCCGATTCGCTTTTTCATCAAACAATGGTTGATGCCCCCGGGCCTGCTCCTGCTCCTGCTGCTGGCCGCCTGGTGGTGGCGACGGCGACGTCCGCGCCTGGCGGCCTTCTGCTTCACCGTTGGCTTGGGTGGGCTGTGGCTGATGAGCCTGCCGCTGGTGGTGGAGCAGGCGGCGCGGGTGTTGGAGACCGAACCGCCGCTTGAGGTGGCCAGCTGGAAAAACCTGGCGACGCAGGCTGATGCCATCGTGATCCTCGGGGCTGGGCGCGAGCGGGGTGATCCGGCCTGGGGCGGCTCGGACCAGCCGACCTATGTCGCCCTGGAGCGCATGCGCTTTGCTGCCCAATTGGCCAAGGTTTCAGGGTTGCCGGTGTTGACCAGTGGCGGTTTGCACTACGGCACGCCACCCAGCGAGGCGCAGTTGATGGCTGATCGCCTGGAGGCCGATTTCGGGGTGAAGGTCGCCTGGAAGGAAGAGGCCAGCCGTACTACCTGGGAGAATGCCGACTTCACGGCGAAGCTGCTGCAGCCGTTGGGTATTCGTCGTGTGGTGGTGGTGACCCAGGCCTGGCATATGCAGCGCTCGCGCTGGAGTTTCGAGCGAGCGGGGTTTGAAGTGGTTCCGGCACCGGTGGGCTTCCTTGGGCAGGAACATGCGCGGCCATTCAGCGGATTGCTGCCAGAAGGGCGGGCGATGTGGCAGAGCGGGCAGTTGCTGAACGAGGCGGTGGGGTTGCTGGGATATCGGTTGTTCTATTGA